One genomic segment of Streptomyces antimycoticus includes these proteins:
- a CDS encoding ATP/GTP-binding protein yields the protein MPSQTFWAATPPAATGPDPAQLAREAVDKMLLKGPDINSPKPAPPNGCGKAAKAPAGFGCYTVGVPVWMSMGTSDTTWGPNTASATAGGTTVTATAKVSKVVWTMGDGSTVTCTTPGTPYKASYGTRKSPDCGHQYTQTSQNKKGGTFAVSATSTWDIDWNGGGQQGQLVETRTSQVQVDITELQVVS from the coding sequence ATGCCTTCCCAGACGTTCTGGGCGGCCACGCCACCAGCGGCCACTGGCCCGGATCCGGCTCAGCTGGCGCGGGAAGCGGTGGACAAGATGCTGCTGAAGGGCCCGGACATCAACTCGCCTAAGCCCGCGCCGCCGAACGGCTGCGGCAAGGCAGCGAAGGCCCCGGCCGGGTTCGGCTGCTACACCGTGGGCGTGCCGGTGTGGATGTCGATGGGCACCTCGGACACCACCTGGGGCCCGAACACCGCCTCCGCCACAGCGGGCGGCACCACGGTCACCGCCACCGCGAAGGTCAGCAAGGTGGTCTGGACGATGGGGGATGGGTCGACCGTGACGTGCACGACGCCCGGCACCCCTTACAAGGCGTCCTACGGCACCAGGAAGTCCCCGGACTGCGGCCACCAGTACACGCAGACCTCCCAGAACAAGAAGGGCGGGACGTTCGCCGTGTCCGCGACGTCCACCTGGGACATCGACTGGAACGGCGGCGGCCAGCAGGGCCAGCTTGTCGAGACCCGCACCTCCCAGGTGCAGGTCGACATCACTGAGCTGCAGGTCGTCAGCTAG